The genomic stretch CGATCGGTTCCGGCGTACCGCTGCGGCTTGCGGCTCGGGCCGTCGAGCGCGGGCGAGCCGTTGAGCCGCCACACGCAGACGGCCTCGAACGGGCACTCGGGGCAGCGTGGCGAGCGGGCCACGCAGACCAGCGCGCCCAGCTCCATGAAGGCGATGCTCGCGCGGGCCGCCCGGGCCGGCTCCTCGGGCAGCAACTCGGCCATGGCGACCAGGTCTGCCGCGGTCGTGCTCGGGCCCGCGTCGGGTTTGCCCTCGACGGCCCGCGACACCACGCGGCGGACGTTGGTGTCGACCACGGGGTGCCGCTGCCCGTACGCGAAGGTCGCCACCGCCCGCCCGGTGTAGGTGCCCACGCCCGGCAACGCCAGCAGCTGATCGAGATCTGAGGGCACCTCGCCGCCGTGGCGCTCGACCATGGCCACCGCGCAGGCATGCAGGCGCATGGCCCGGCGCGGATAACCCAGCCGGCCCCACATGCGGATCGCCTCGGACGGCGGGTCGGCCGCGAGGTCGGCCGGGGTGGGCCAGCGCGTCATCCACGAGCGCCAGGCGGGCTCGACGCGGACGACCGGGGTCTGCTGCAGCATCACCTCGCTGACCAGCACACCCCAGGCTGTCGTGTCGGGCTGCCGCCAGGGCAGGTCGCGAGCATTCTTGTCGAACCACGTGATGGCGTCATCGGCGAGAGTCATGGCAGGTCTTACTGTAGGCAGGTGCATGAGCTCGCCATCACCGTCATCGGTCCCGACCGGACCGGCATCGTCGCCGACGTGGCCGAGGCGCTGGCCGGAGTCGGCGCCAACCTGACCGACTCCACCATGACCCGCCTGCGCGGCCACTTCACCATGACCCTGATCTGCACGGGGCCGTCCGTGGTTGACGCCCGGCAGGCACTGTCCGCCCTGTCCGGTGTGGTCATCGAGGTCCGCGAGGTTTCGCCTGAATCCGACAAATCCGATAAAGGCGAGCCGTACGTGGTGAGTGTCCACGGCGCCGACCGGCTCGGCATCGTCGCCGCGGTGACCCGCGTGGTCGCGGCCGCCGGCGGAAACATCACCGATCTGAGCACCCGCCTGACCGGCGCCCTCTATGTGCTCATCGCCGAGGTCGACCTGCCCGCCGGGGCCGCCGACGAACTGGCCGAGCGGCTCGCGGTCGCCGCCGCCGAACTGGGCGTCGAGGTGACCCTGCGGCGCGCCGAA from Paractinoplanes brasiliensis encodes the following:
- a CDS encoding A/G-specific adenine glycosylase → MTLADDAITWFDKNARDLPWRQPDTTAWGVLVSEVMLQQTPVVRVEPAWRSWMTRWPTPADLAADPPSEAIRMWGRLGYPRRAMRLHACAVAMVERHGGEVPSDLDQLLALPGVGTYTGRAVATFAYGQRHPVVDTNVRRVVSRAVEGKPDAGPSTTAADLVAMAELLPEEPARAARASIAFMELGALVCVARSPRCPECPFEAVCVWRLNGSPALDGPSRKPQRYAGTDRQVRGLLLEVLRHATAPVPRQRLDEVWNDDVQRARALAGLVEDGLVEPLGEDVFVLAGDGPRVPPQSL
- a CDS encoding glycine cleavage system protein R → MHELAITVIGPDRTGIVADVAEALAGVGANLTDSTMTRLRGHFTMTLICTGPSVVDARQALSALSGVVIEVREVSPESDKSDKGEPYVVSVHGADRLGIVAAVTRVVAAAGGNITDLSTRLTGALYVLIAEVDLPAGAADELAERLAVAAAELGVEVTLRRAESEIL